Below is a window of Desmonostoc muscorum LEGE 12446 DNA.
ACGGACTGAATCTGGTGCTATGTACTATATACGTGGCAACATTCAAATGGAATCTAAAGCACCTTCAGCAGGTGGGTTTTTAAAACAATTTAGCTTTTGTCTTGCACTAATTAATCTCTTGTTCAATTGCTCCTAATGCTTTTAGTGTAGCTTTCTGAGCATTTGTTATCCCGCTAGCTCCAGTAATATTCATTCCCTCATAAGGCGCACCAGCCTTGAGAGTGTTCAAACACTTGCCTGTATGGACATCCCAAAGCTTAATCGTTTCATCATTAGAACCACTAGCAAGGATTTGTCCATCTGGACTCCATGCCACTGACCAAATTGAATTGCTGTGACCTTGTAAGATATACAGGCAATGGCCTGTGCTTGCATCCCACAATCTCACCGTTTCATCGGTACTACCAGTAGCCAGAGTTAGCCCATCTGGACTCCATGCCACTGAACATACCCAATTGCTATGTCCCTTTAAGATATTAAGGCATTGACCAGTGCGGGTATCCCATAGCCTTACTGTTTGGTCTACACTACTACTAGCAAGTGTTTGTCCATCTGGATTCCATGCAACTGAATATATCCAATTGGTATGTCCCTTTAAGATATTAAGGCATTGACCAGTGCGGGTATCCCATAGCCCCACCATGTGGTCACTAGCACCAGTGGCAAGAGTTAGCCCATCTAGACTCCATGTCACTGATAGTAACAAATCTACATGTGAACCTAAGATTTTGAGGTATTGATCAGTACGAATGTCCCATAGTCTTACCATGTGGTCACCACTACTAGCAAGCGTCTGTCCATCTGGACTCCATGAAACTGACAGTACCCAATTGCTATACCCTTCTGAGGTTTTGAGGCACTGACCAGTGCAAATATCCCATAGTTTTACCATGTGGTCGCCACCGGTGGCGAGAGTTAGCCCATCAGGACTCCATGCGATTCCCCAGATTTGACTCGTATAATCTTGGAAAGTACTAAAGCATTGGGTAGTGCGAGTATTCCATAACCTTATCTTTTGGTCAATACCACCACTGGCAAGGGTTTCTCCATCTGGACTCCATGCCACTGCCCAGATTTGACTTGTATGCCCCTTTAAGGTAATTAGGCATTGACTCGCATTAGCATCCCATATTCTTACCGTTTGGTCAACACTACCACTGGCAAGGGTTTGTCCATCCGAACTCCATGATACTGACCAGATTCCACTTGTATGCCCCTGTAAGGTCTTAAGACATTCACCAGTGCTGCTGTTCCATAGCTTTACTGTTTGGTCAATACTACCACTGGCAAGGGTTTGTCCATCCGGATTCCATGCTACTGACCAGATTCCACTTGTATGCCCCTGTAAGGTCTTAAGACATTCACCAGTGCTGCTGTTCCATAGCTTTACTGTTTGGTCAACACTACCACTGGCAAGGGTTTGTCCATCCGGATTCCATGCTACTGACCTGATTGTACTCGTATGCCCCTGTAAGGTCTTAAGACATTCACCAGTGCTGCTGTTCCATAGCTTTACTGTTTGGTCAATACTACCACTGGCAAGGGTTTGTCCATCCGGACTCCATGCGACGGAATATACCCAATTGGTATGTCCTTCTAAAATATTAAGACATTGACCAGTACGGGTGTTCCATAGTCTTACTGTTTCGTCACTACTGCCACTGGCAAGGGTTTGTCCATCGGAACTCCATGCCACTGACCAGATTGCACTTGTATGACCCTGTAAGGTCTTAAGACATTCACCAGTGCGTGTCTCCCACAGCTTTACTGTTTCGTCAAAGCTAGCACTGGCATAATTTAGACCATCTGGACTCCATGCAATTGATAATATCCAACTTGTGTGTTCCTGAGAGGTTAATAGTGGTTGACCATTCGCTACTTGCCAAACATAAATTTTGTTACTAGTATCGCCTGTTGCTAATAGTTTTCCATCTGGACTAAAGGCAAGGGACATGATTCCACACAGAGCTTGAGTAAAAGCAGACTTGGTTAAGTCAGAATAAGCAAAGTTAACTTGACGTAAATACATCTTCTGAAGATGAGCGTGCCAAATCTTCAGGTAAGAAAAATCATATCCTGTTAAATCAATTTGCAGATGATGACAAAGGTTAATCAGATTTCCTCCGCCATACCCAAACAGATTGTTCTCACCTCGCAATTGTTCAAGAATGCTTTGAATTTGCTGTTTTACTGCCGATTTTGAAACAGCATGACGGTGAATTTGTTGAGCTATTGGCTCTAAAATCAATCGGCGTTGCGTCTCAGTAACATAATCTTTGACTGTAGTTTTAAGTAAGGCATAACTCTGAAATAAAACATAAGATTCTGTTTTTGTGCCTTGTTCTGTTGCTATCTCCGAGCTAACCTGCTCAATGAAACGTTCAGTCACATACTCCATCACCACAGGCTGCTGAGTGTAACGACTGCCTTGCTGTTCAATTAGAGAACGCCAACTCAACGACTCTAATGCTTCTATTAAGTTGGCTTTGGCAACCGCAGGCACAATGTCTTCATATAACTCGCCAATGCTTGTCCATTCCCGGTTGATTCCCAACCAGTACATGATACTTTTCTCTAAAGCCGACAGCCGTTGAAATTGTTGGTCTAATAAACGACGAATGCCGTTGAAAACTGCTGTATCTTCGTCTAAAAATTTGCTTATCTTGCCATCAAATAAGTCTTCAATTGAGGTAGCAACTATCTTTAATGCTAGGGCATGTCATCAATTAGATAAACTGGAATCAGAACTGCTGGAAAAGAATAAACACTATTGAAACCGATGACGCGCCGATACGCACTACGAGATGATCAGTGGGAGAGAATCAAAGACCTGCTACCTGGGCGAGAGGGCTATGTGGGAGCCACAGCTAAAGATAATCGATTGTTTGTTGAAGCAGTATTATATCGTTATCGAGCAGGCATTCCCTGGCGTGACTTGCCATCGAGATTCGGGGATTTTCGGGTGATTCACACCCGCTTCAGTCGATGGTCAAAAACAGGCGTGTGGGAGCTGGTGTTTCAGCACTTGGCCGATGATGCCGATAACGAATATGCCATGATTGACTCGACAATTGTCCGCGCCCACCAGCATAGTGCGGGTGCAAAGGGGGGGATGCGTCCACAGAAGCCATTGGTCGCAGCAAAGGGGGATTGAGTACTAAGATTCATGCTGTGGTAGATGCTTTGGGCAACCCACTGAGCTTTCACCTGACACCCGGACAAGCTTGTGATCTTGATGGCTCTGACCAACTGCTACCCAATATTGTGGCGGACACAGTACTGGCAGATAAAGGCTATGATGCCGATGAGCGAGTAATTGAGCGACTTCAGGCACAGGGCAAAACCGCAGTGATTCCTCCTAAACGCAACCGTACCAGACCTCGTGACTACGACCGAGATTTATACAAAGCCCGTCATCTCATTGAAAACTTTTTTGCCAAACTCAAGCAGTACCGAGCGATCGCAACGCGCTACGACAAACGCGCTGCCAACTTTCTGGGTGCAATTTATTTGGCTGCTTCTGTCATTTGGCTCAATTGATGACACGCCCTAAGGGTGTATTGCTGTAGCGATCGCATAATTGTTGTTTTTCTTCGTCTGTTCCCAATAGTCCCCTGGACTTGACTAAAGCTTGTGCCACCTCTGATGATCCTTTAAGTGCCAAAGAATGCACTGCTTGGTCTACTCCTGCCATTGCTGCAATTTCAGCTGGTTTTTCTCGACTAGTCAGCAGCAGACAACTTTGATGTGCAACTTCACCAATTACCTTGAGTAGCTCACCATAACTTTCATAACCAGGGCGATATTGTCCTACGTGGTCGCCTGCAAGTAATATTGTTTCCCAGTTGTCCAAAATCACTAAGCAACGTGAACCGCGTAGATAATGGATGAGAAGACTAATTTCAGCTTTAGTTTCTTGCTGGTTAGAAACAAAAGGTACTAGTTCTGCTAAAAGGGTTTCTAGCGGTGGGGCGTTTCGCAAACTTCGCCAAATTACATATTCAAATTCTGCTTGAACTTGTTGTGCTAATTTGGCTGCTAGTGCTGTTTTGCCTATACCTCCTATGCCTAAAATTGCCACAATGCGGCTGCGAGTGCCTAAAATCCATTGTTGTAGATGATTCAGTTCTGTTGTGCATCCGTAGAATACGGAGACATCAATTGCTTCTCCCCAATCTGAGCGTTTGTTAACAAAATTAATTGCGGATTTTATTGAGATTGAGCTTGCCGCTTCTGCGTTGCCTAAGTCGGCAATCGCTTGCCAATCTAAACCTAGCTTTAAACATATTTCCCGAAAAATTTGATAATCTACGGGTTTGCCAGTTAAAAATTTACTGACTGTGGCTAAAGCTAGCCCTAGTTCTTGTGCCAGACTCGTTTGGTTGGGATAACTGTTGCGCTTGAGAGCTAGTCTCACCTTTTCTAAAATTTCGGGCTTAACCTTGATCGAGCGTGGCATAAATCATAGGCGGTAAGTTAGTAGAATTACTGCTTTTTTCATCATCTTACTTAAAAGTCAGTAAAAAGTCAGTAATTTCTCAGTCTTGAACTTAGTTATCAGCCTGTTTTTATAAGGTTATGCAGTTGATGTTGAGTCGAGATGTTAATGACTTGCTGCAAAATTGTTCAAAACGTTATCTGATAAGGTTTTGAACAATTGATGATAGGAAAAAACATCACCTTTGCATAAAGCAGAGCAGACTTACCTAATAAATAGTAAACGATAACAACAAAGAGGTTTTCTTATGAAGACACATGTAAAGATTGCGCTTGTTTTTGCCACAATTACTGTAGGCACATTTTTCCATATTGCACAAGTCAGAGCGGGTATTGTTCAAGGAAGTGGCAATAGGCTTTTATGTCGAGGAGAAACATCCTGCACAGCGCTAAAACAAGTTTGTAATGATGTAGGTGGTAGGTACGTAGAAGGAAATGGCGGAACCGGCCAGTGTACTTTACCACCAGCACCATGAGAAAATTCCGCATCTCGGCTGTGCGAGTCGTTTTAAGGGGAATACATAACTTTGGGTGAACATCCGGTGGTCACACATCCAAAATGTTTATAACCTTGATTCCGCACCCAGAACTTTCACACACCGAGAAGAGGGGTATTTTTAGTACAAATAAACTATTACTTGTCAGATCTACGCCAAAACGAAATCATAAGGGTTTCAGTCCTGTCATTGGGATACTACTAACCTCAGTTTTAGGTAAATTTGTACTATCTTGCCCCTGGTGTCAGTTTGGCTATATCTACGCCTAATTGAACGCCAAGATTCACCATCAACATTAGTAAAAACACGGAGGAAAACTATGAAGCCAATATTGCGAACCTTAGCAACTTTTGTTGTGGCCGTCACTATCTTTTTGAGCGCAGAGTTAGTAGTTATTAATTTGTACGTTCCAACTGCACTGGCGCAGAATGTTATCGAGGGTGTTCCTGAAACACAAGATTCGACTGCTGATTCTCTGCGTAAATCTGCTGCATTAGGTACTATTGCCAGTGATGCAGTAGAAATAAAAACAGAAATTACCAAACCCATTGGTGAGCCGACGACTCAGGAACGAAGCAAGAATTTGGCGTGTAATAATAATAACTTTTCATCTTCAGTTATTGGTGGATTTTTGTCCAACGATCCATTTCTGAGGACAGACAAAACACCCAGTAACTATGTTGCTTTCAAACCAGACTGTCTAAATCCTGCTGCTAACGGAGAGTGTTGGGATCAGCCTCGCTATAGGTACTACGCCACATTTAATAATATCAAAGAATGGCGGGGGAAAATTTGCGCCAAGTCAGTAGAAAGTGCCAACCACACTCATGTTATTAACTATAAAACTACGTCCAGTCAAACTTGCCCAATAGGAGGACAAAAATATTGTCAAATATATGAAGGTCCAAGAGTAGGTTTCCAAGTTAGAGGGCGTAATCAACCCGAAAAAGAATGGACATGGCTGAAAAAGGATGAAGAGTTAGCTTTGTACGAGATTCCTGCAAGCGAAACAAAAGTTTATAATTGGGCATGGAAGACTTCTCAACCCAGTGACTTTCGCTTGGTAGTTTGGTATGCCAAGCCGTTAGATGAATTCGATTTCATGATGGATAAGTAAGCTCTACTCTAAAGACATATGGCAGTTCGCGCTGGCGTATTTACAAATTCCGAATTGAATATCCTTTTGGATAGCTGTTCCCAGGTTCGATCTGTAACTATACCAGCGCGAAGCACTATACTTAAAGTGAAGCAGAATCGGTCAGATTCGTTGCTGTTTAATGATTCGCTGGTAAGAAAACGCCCTTAGCGTATCGAAGGATAAAATTACAGCAATTTGCAGTTGAATAGACCACAGTAGGGGCGCACAGCTGTGCGCCCCTACAAGAATCTGAATTCTGAATTCTGAATTCTGAATTCTGCTCCATCACTCATTTTCCGTAGCCGTGCCTGGACTATCACCAACACTGGCTAATTGCACTGTAAATGTGGAACCCTCATTTAATTTACTTTTCACAGAAATAGAACCACCACAGCGTAGTAGCAATTGCTGTACAATTGTTAATCCCAATCCAGCACCGCCATGATCTTCAGCTGCTGTTGTCCGCACACGATAAAAGCGGTCAAATATTTTGGGAATTTCAGTTTCAGCAATACCGATACCTGTGTCACGGAATTCTAATTGCACATGAGCGCCTTGAACACGGGCACGCACCCATACTTGACCACCATTGGGGGTAAACTTAATACTATTGTGCAGCAGATTAATTACAATTTGCCTCAGCCCACCACTGACGCACCAAACAGATGGAAGTTCGGTAGGTACGGTGTAAGCTAGCATAATTCCTTTTTCTTGGGCTACAGGTTGGTAGGTACTAACAACTCCAGGGACAATCTCTGAGAGACGCACTGACTCTAAATTCGTCCCCTCTAAATCACGTTCGAGTTGCACCAGATCTAACAAACCAGTAATTAAAGAATTTTGCTGATCGCACTGGGTATTTAACATCTGTAAATAACGTTGTCGTTGCGGTGGTTTGAGATTAGGAGAATTCAATAATGAGAGTGCTGTCTTCATATGTGTCAAGGGTATACGCAATTCCTGACAGACATTTTTCAGGTATTCATCTTTTAGTTGTTCTTTGTTGTGTAGTTCTTGATTTTGGCGCTGCAATTTGGTAGTGCGTACTGTAACTATTTGACGATTAATTTCATCTTGGCGCAGCAGTTGTTTTGCCAACAATTGATTCATCAATGCAGGTTCAGGCACAGTTGGACAAATAAAATCAGCAGGTATGATTGGAGATGATTCTGGCGTAACTGTTTGTTGAATACCATTTAATACTTGCTGAATTATTCTCCCCTCAACGGTGGTGATAATCAACAAGGGCTGATTTTTATTAGTACTTGCTTTCCCAGATGTTTGATTTTTACGTTTTTTCAGTGGTCGATGAGCCAAAATTAAACTACAAAACTGGGGAGACAATACCATCAGAAAATTTTCCCGTCGCAGTTGGCTATGGGGTGGTAGGTAAACGGGGATGTGATGGGGGGATGAGGAGGATGAGGAGGATGAGGGAGATGAGGGGGTATTTTGTTCCCCTACTCCCCCTGCTCCCTCATCTCCCCCTGCTCCTTCACTCCCAGTCTCCTGGATTTGGCAAGTATAGATGAGACTAGATGCACCCACTGAGGATTGATAACGGGCTAGTTCTAATTGCCAAATTTTTTCTGGTGGTAGCTTCACCCATAAAGTGGCTGCAATTTGTTGCTCAATGAGTAAGTCAATTTGCGCTCTCACCAGTGATAGCAGAGTAGCAGGACTGAGGGACAATGGTTTAGGAGGCGCTTGCACTCCCATAACCAGTTGATAAACAGACAGATCCTTAGCCAAAGAAACATTCATGAGTCAAGCACAATAAGGATGAAGCAAAGAAATAATTCTGTTTTCGATTTTCACCTTTATGTGTGCATTTTTTACAAAATTCCCACGGAAAGAAACATGAACTATGATATTGTCTAAGTAAGGTAGCACATATGTGCTACCTTACTTAGAATTAATGTTGTATGTTCAGTCTTGTTTGTAAAGCTTCGCGTGCGTGTTCTCGGTCATCAAAATGGATTTTTTCGGTACCGAGAATTTGGTAGTCTTCGTGACCTTTACCAGCAAGCAGTACCCCATCACCGGGTTGTGCTTGTAAAATAGCGGTACGAATTGCGATCGCTCGATCGCAAATTACTGTTGGCTGCACGGTTTCGGGAATTCCCGCCAAAATGTCCTCTAAAATCCGTTCTGCGTTTTCGGTACGGGGATTATCCGATGTCACCACCGCCCAATCAGCTAATTCAGCCGCTATTTTACCCATTTTTGGGCGCTTGGTGCGATCGCGATCGCCGCCACAACCAAACACACAAATCATCTTACCAGGTATAAACGGACGTGCCGCTTTCAGCAAATTTTCTAAGCTGTCTGGAGTATGAGCATAATCTACAATCACGCTAATATCTTGCTCAGAAAGAATTTGTACTCGTTCCATCCGTCCGGGAACTCCAGGAAATTCAGGTATCACAGATGCCACTAATTGCAAATCTAAACCTAAGTGTAAAACTGCTCCTACCGCTGCTAAAAGATTTTCTAAATTATATTGACCGACTAAAGGCGATCGAAAAGCCACATCACCCTTTGGTGTATGCAAAGTCCCACTGACACCATTCGGCTCATAACTTAAGTCACTCATCCATAAATCAGTGCTGTTGTCGTTAACACTGTAACTCCAAACTTTTTCTGGATTCAACGAGGCAATTAACCGCTGGCCGTAGGAATCATCAGCGTTAATTATCGCCCGTCCCTTGAGATATTCAGGACTAAACAACAACGCTTTGGCAGCAAAATAATCTTCCATATCGCTGTGGTAGTCGAGATGGTCTTGAGTAAGATTACTGAATACCCCTACCTCAAATTTACAGCCCAACACTCGACCTTGCGCCAAAGCGTGAGAACTGACTTCCATTACCCCAAACTCATTACCAGCATTTACAGCCTCAGCTAGCTGCTGTTGCAGTTCCACGGCAAACGGTGTCGTGTGGACAGCAGTTTGCTCAAAACCAGGCCAACGAGTGTAGAGAGTCCCCATCAAAGCCGTAGCTAGATTAGCTTTGGCAAGGAGAAATTCAATTAAGTGGGTGGTTGTAGTTTTGCCATTCGTCCCAGTTACACCCACTAACTTGAGTTTTTGCCCTGGATAACCGTAAAAAGCACTAGCTATCTGGGCACAAGCTTGAGTGATGTTACTGGCGCTAATCACCACAGCCTCATCTGTGGGAGGATGTTTTTGTGCTGCTTGGGGAGAGATAATTGCTGCCACAGCACCAGATGCGATCGCACTAGGCCAAAATTCTCCACCATCGACCCGCGTTCCTGGCATTCCAATAAACAAATCTCCCACACCGCAAGCATGGGAATTCGTCTTCAAACCCCTAACTTCCGCATCTTCCAAAGCCGGATGCTTAGGTAATTGCTCAACACTATCTACCGCCGTTAGTAATTCCCGCAATTTCATCTTCTGCACCTCATCACATACTTTTCTTGCGCTTATTCTGCATTATTTTTTTCTAATTGGCGAAATACTTACGCAACATTTGCTCCAACTGCTGCACACTAGCACGAGGAGAAGGACGCGGCAAAAGTTCCTCCGCGCCCTCCGCGCCTCTGTGGTTCGCTAAAAAAAGTACAGGCACCTCATACTGATACGCACCGAACCAATCTTCACGAGTCGTAATATCCCGAATTTCCAATTCAAAACTGAGATTTTGGATTTGTTCGAGCTTTTCCTGCAAACCCTCACATAAATGACATCCAGGTTTACTGTATAAAATCAATCGCATTTGCTTCTACTAAATTTGCCTATGTAAAATAGACGCGATATATCTCGTCTTTAAAAGTCATAATATGCATATTAGTTATAAAATTGCTAATTTTAAATTTGAGAGAAGTCAAAAGCTTCTAGTTTACTGAAACTCAGAACAAGGCGTGATTTTGCACAAGGAGATAGCGACCATGACTCAAGTCAAATCTCAAATCACACTAGAAGAATTCCTTGCACTCCCTGAAGGGGAAGGGGATATCACCTACGAATTAGTTGATGGAGAACTAAAACCCAAAATGTTACCAAAAAGATATCATTCTAGGTTAACAGGCACAATCTACACAATCCTAAAATTGTGTGTGCAAAATCGCGGTGAGGTTGGTATCGAGTGGGCGATTACCTTAAAACGTCGGGGTCGAGATTGGGCGCCAGTACCAGACTTACTTTATGTTTCCTACTCTCGGCTTAACACTGATTTAATTGAGGATGAAGCCTGTCCCATACCTCCAGATTTAGCTATTGAAATTATCTCTCCCGACCAAACTTTTGGAGAAACGAGTGCAAAAGCCACAGATTATCTCAATGCAGGCGTTCTGAGAGTTTGGGTTCTGGATGCAAAAGCGAAAACAGTCACTATTTTTTATCCGGATGCCCGTCCGGAAACAAAAAGTGGTACAGATATTTTAGAAGATTCTCTGCTTGAAGGACTGGGAATTACAGTCGAACAAATATTTCAACAAGCAGGAATTCCGTAAAGAGAGAATTCAGAATTCAGAATTCAGAATTCTGAATCAATTAGTGAGGGACTTAAACCCACATATTCATCCGCCATTAGTACAGAATTCAGAATCAATTATAGCGGTTTACAATTGCATGGAGTACAGACAATTCGTAGGGGCGCACAGCTGTGCGCCCCTACCGTGTGCCTCATTCAAATGAAAATCGCTATAATGAGGGAATTAAACCCATATATTTATCCGCCATTAGTACAGAATTCACACTGAATTCTGACTCCTAAATTCTGAATTCTTCTTCATAAATTATTTAACACTTAAAATCCTATGGTTACACTTCAACTCA
It encodes the following:
- a CDS encoding DICT sensory domain-containing protein — encoded protein: MNVSLAKDLSVYQLVMGVQAPPKPLSLSPATLLSLVRAQIDLLIEQQIAATLWVKLPPEKIWQLELARYQSSVGASSLIYTCQIQETGSEGAGGDEGAGGVGEQNTPSSPSSSSSSSSPHHIPVYLPPHSQLRRENFLMVLSPQFCSLILAHRPLKKRKNQTSGKASTNKNQPLLIITTVEGRIIQQVLNGIQQTVTPESSPIIPADFICPTVPEPALMNQLLAKQLLRQDEINRQIVTVRTTKLQRQNQELHNKEQLKDEYLKNVCQELRIPLTHMKTALSLLNSPNLKPPQRQRYLQMLNTQCDQQNSLITGLLDLVQLERDLEGTNLESVRLSEIVPGVVSTYQPVAQEKGIMLAYTVPTELPSVWCVSGGLRQIVINLLHNSIKFTPNGGQVWVRARVQGAHVQLEFRDTGIGIAETEIPKIFDRFYRVRTTAAEDHGGAGLGLTIVQQLLLRCGGSISVKSKLNEGSTFTVQLASVGDSPGTATENE
- a CDS encoding NB-ARC domain-containing protein; the encoded protein is MPRSIKVKPEILEKVRLALKRNSYPNQTSLAQELGLALATVSKFLTGKPVDYQIFREICLKLGLDWQAIADLGNAEAASSISIKSAINFVNKRSDWGEAIDVSVFYGCTTELNHLQQWILGTRSRIVAILGIGGIGKTALAAKLAQQVQAEFEYVIWRSLRNAPPLETLLAELVPFVSNQQETKAEISLLIHYLRGSRCLVILDNWETILLAGDHVGQYRPGYESYGELLKVIGEVAHQSCLLLTSREKPAEIAAMAGVDQAVHSLALKGSSEVAQALVKSRGLLGTDEEKQQLCDRYSNTPLGRVIN
- a CDS encoding WD40 repeat domain-containing protein, with translation MYWLGINREWTSIGELYEDIVPAVAKANLIEALESLSWRSLIEQQGSRYTQQPVVMEYVTERFIEQVSSEIATEQGTKTESYVLFQSYALLKTTVKDYVTETQRRLILEPIAQQIHRHAVSKSAVKQQIQSILEQLRGENNLFGYGGGNLINLCHHLQIDLTGYDFSYLKIWHAHLQKMYLRQVNFAYSDLTKSAFTQALCGIMSLAFSPDGKLLATGDTSNKIYVWQVANGQPLLTSQEHTSWILSIAWSPDGLNYASASFDETVKLWETRTGECLKTLQGHTSAIWSVAWSSDGQTLASGSSDETVRLWNTRTGQCLNILEGHTNWVYSVAWSPDGQTLASGSIDQTVKLWNSSTGECLKTLQGHTSTIRSVAWNPDGQTLASGSVDQTVKLWNSSTGECLKTLQGHTSGIWSVAWNPDGQTLASGSIDQTVKLWNSSTGECLKTLQGHTSGIWSVSWSSDGQTLASGSVDQTVRIWDANASQCLITLKGHTSQIWAVAWSPDGETLASGGIDQKIRLWNTRTTQCFSTFQDYTSQIWGIAWSPDGLTLATGGDHMVKLWDICTGQCLKTSEGYSNWVLSVSWSPDGQTLASSGDHMVRLWDIRTDQYLKILGSHVDLLLSVTWSLDGLTLATGASDHMVGLWDTRTGQCLNILKGHTNWIYSVAWNPDGQTLASSSVDQTVRLWDTRTGQCLNILKGHSNWVCSVAWSPDGLTLATGSTDETVRLWDASTGHCLYILQGHSNSIWSVAWSPDGQILASGSNDETIKLWDVHTGKCLNTLKAGAPYEGMNITGASGITNAQKATLKALGAIEQEIN
- a CDS encoding glutaredoxin family protein encodes the protein MRLILYSKPGCHLCEGLQEKLEQIQNLSFELEIRDITTREDWFGAYQYEVPVLFLANHRGAEGAEELLPRPSPRASVQQLEQMLRKYFAN
- a CDS encoding Uma2 family endonuclease, producing the protein MTQVKSQITLEEFLALPEGEGDITYELVDGELKPKMLPKRYHSRLTGTIYTILKLCVQNRGEVGIEWAITLKRRGRDWAPVPDLLYVSYSRLNTDLIEDEACPIPPDLAIEIISPDQTFGETSAKATDYLNAGVLRVWVLDAKAKTVTIFYPDARPETKSGTDILEDSLLEGLGITVEQIFQQAGIP
- a CDS encoding UDP-N-acetylmuramoyl-L-alanyl-D-glutamate--2,6-diaminopimelate ligase — its product is MKLRELLTAVDSVEQLPKHPALEDAEVRGLKTNSHACGVGDLFIGMPGTRVDGGEFWPSAIASGAVAAIISPQAAQKHPPTDEAVVISASNITQACAQIASAFYGYPGQKLKLVGVTGTNGKTTTTHLIEFLLAKANLATALMGTLYTRWPGFEQTAVHTTPFAVELQQQLAEAVNAGNEFGVMEVSSHALAQGRVLGCKFEVGVFSNLTQDHLDYHSDMEDYFAAKALLFSPEYLKGRAIINADDSYGQRLIASLNPEKVWSYSVNDNSTDLWMSDLSYEPNGVSGTLHTPKGDVAFRSPLVGQYNLENLLAAVGAVLHLGLDLQLVASVIPEFPGVPGRMERVQILSEQDISVIVDYAHTPDSLENLLKAARPFIPGKMICVFGCGGDRDRTKRPKMGKIAAELADWAVVTSDNPRTENAERILEDILAGIPETVQPTVICDRAIAIRTAILQAQPGDGVLLAGKGHEDYQILGTEKIHFDDREHAREALQTRLNIQH
- a CDS encoding AIM24 family protein, with the translated sequence MAIFEVIERESLRLVKVTLQNETVRTESGAMYYIRGNIQMESKAPSAGGFLKQFSFCLALINLLFNCS
- a CDS encoding IS5 family transposase (programmed frameshift) produces the protein MTRRYALRDDQWERIKDLLPGREGYVGATAKDNRLFVEAVLYRYRAGIPWRDLPSRFGDFRVIHTRFSRWSKTGVWELVFQHLADDADNEYAMIDSTIVRAHQHSAGAKGGASTEAIGRSKGGLSTKIHAVVDALGNPLSFHLTPGQACDLDGSDQLLPNIVADTVLADKGYDADERVIERLQAQGKTAVIPPKRNRTRPRDYDRDLYKARHLIENFFAKLKQYRAIATRYDKRAANFLGAIYLAASVIWLN